The Panthera leo isolate Ple1 chromosome C2, P.leo_Ple1_pat1.1, whole genome shotgun sequence genome window below encodes:
- the TMPPE gene encoding transmembrane protein with metallophosphoesterase domain: protein MAIFRQLSLRAKAALAAGTVFVSMIVSRSCLAGSLELRAWRWLFRLQLALFANSLMLIGSLYIWRSTVSNLSHCPGAESACFQLWKMAVVAFLALAHSSFFTMLFLVAEEPYLFSLAAYSCLGAYIIMVFFLCTLSGMEQAYQLVAWRGGRVVGGLDKTRRVAVRPALAVAVTAVLSVAGLLNAAQPPAVKTVQVPVRQLPPSMDGLKIALLSDIHLGPTVGRTKMEMFVRMVNVLQPDVTVIVGDLCDSEASTLRTAVAPLDQLRSRLGAYFVTGNHEYYTSDVSNWFALLESLNVRPLHNENVRISATGAQPGGAEGDDWICLAGVDDIEADILHYYGHGMDLVKALGGCRPDRPTILLAHQPLAAKRALQARPDISLILSGHTHAGQIFPLNVAAYLLNPFFAGLYQVAQTTFVYVSPGTAYYGIPMRLGTRAEITELILQRAP from the coding sequence ATGGCGATCTTCAGGCAGCTGTCCCTGCGTGCAAAGGCTGCCCTGGCCGCCGGCACTGTCTTCGTGTCCATGATTGTGTCCCGCTCGTGTCTGGCGGGGAGCCTTGAGCTCCGGGCCTGGCGTTGGCTGTTCCGCCTGCAGCTCGCCCTGTTTGCCAACTCGCTCATGCTCATTGGCTCCCTCTACATCTGGCGGAGCACAGTCAGCAACCTCAGCCACTGCCCGGGCGCCGAGTCCGCCTGTTTCCAGCTCTGGAAGATGGCGGTTGTGGCGTTTCTGGCCCTGGCCCATTCCAGCTTCTTCACCATGCTCTTTTTAGTGGCCGAGGAGCCCTATCTCTTCTCCTTGGCAGCCTACTCCTGCCTCGGGGCGTACATCATCATGGTCTTCTTCCTCTGCACCCTCAGTGGCATGGAGCAGGCCTATCAGCTCGTGGCCTGGCGCGGCGGCAGGGTCGTGGGCGGCCTCGACAAGACAAGGAGGGTGGCGGTCAGGCCGGCCCTGGCGGTGGCAGTGACCGCTGTGCTCAGCGTGGCCGGGCTTCTGAACGCCGCCCAGCCCCCGGCCGTGAAGACCGTGCAGGTGCCCGTCCGTCAGCTGCCTCCCTCGATGGACGGCCTCAAGATCGCGCTCCTCTCCGACATCCACTTGGGCCCCACCGTGGGCAGGACCAAGATGGAGATGTTCGTGAGGATGGTGAACGTGCTGCAGCCAGACGTCACAGTGATCGTGGGGGACCTCTGTGACTCGGAAGCCTCCACCCTGCGGACGGCGGTCGCTCCTCTGGACCAGCTTCGCTCGCGCCTCGGCGCCTACTTCGTCACGGGGAATCACGAGTACTACACGTCGGACGTCAGCAACTGGTTCGCGCTGCTGGAATCCCTGAACGTCAGGCCCCTTCACAACGAGAACGTGAGGATTTCCGCCACGGGGGCCCAACCCGGGGGCGCTGAGGGCGACGACTGGATCTGCTTGGCTGGGGTGGATGACATCGAGGCGGACATCCTGCACTACTACGGCCATGGCATGGACCTGGTCAAGGCCCTGGGGGGCTGCCGCCCGGACCGCCCCACCATCTTGCTGGCTCACCAGCCCCTGGCTGCCAAGAGAGCCCTGCAGGCTCGGCCGGATATTAGCCTCATTCTTTCTGGGCACACGCATGCCGGGCAGATCTTCCCCTTGAACGTGGCAGCCTATCTCCTGAACCCCTTCTTCGCCGGCCTCTACCAGGTGGCCCAGACCACGTTTGTGTACGTCAGCCCGGGCACCGCCTACTACGGGATCCCCATGAGACTGGGCACCAGGGCAGAGATTACCGAGCTCATCCTGCAGCGGGCTCCTTGA